Sequence from the Candidatus Palauibacter scopulicola genome:
AGGGCGCGGTGCCCTGCCGGATCTGCTCGATGATCGCGTCGGCGAACTTGCGGTGGTATTCGTCGTGGTTCATGCGTCCACCTCCTCGCCGGCGGTGCCGTGCGGGTCGTCCCAGGCGGCGGCGATCTCGTCCTCGTCGCCTACGTCTTCGGGGAAGAGGCCGTACTGCTCGGCCAGGAAGGCGTCGACTTCGAGTGTGTCGCCGCTGTCGCGGGCGAGTTCGCGGTCGAAGTCCTCGAACGTCTTGACTCGGATGGTCTGGTCGTCGCACTTCATGCGTTCACCTCCTTCGGTGGTTGAGTGGTCCATGTCGGTTCCGTGATCCAGCGGCCGGTGGCCGCGTCGTAGCCCCGTACTTCGAGCGCCTCCTCGACGAACCGCCGGCCGTCCCGGCGCGCCACGTGCAGCACGAGCGCGATGCCGTCCACGACGCCTCGGCAGGTGACTTCCCAGGGCAGCGCGTCTCCGGCCTGCATGGCGCAACTCGCGAGGCGGGACAGCGCGGAGCGGGCGTTGTTGGCGTGGATGGTCGTGAGCGATCCGCCGTGCCCGGTGTTGAGTGCCTGGAGCAGGTCGGCGGCCTCGCCGCCCCGGACCTCGCCGACGACGATGTGGTCGGGCCGGTGGCGGAGCGCGTGGCGCACCAGGTCGCGGATCGAGACGGGCGTGTCGTGGGCGGTTCCCGCCTCGAAGCGGAGGCAGTTGGCGCGGTCGATCCGGAGTTCCAGTGTGTCCTCGATGGCGACGATCCGCTCGTCTTCGGGCAGGAGTTCGATCAACGCGTTCAGGAGCGTCGTCTTGCCCGAGCCCGTGCCGCCCGAGACGAGGACGTTGCGGCGGGCCGCGAGCGTGTCCCGGGCGGCATGGAGCGCCTGTTCCGGCAGCGAGCCCATGCGAACGAGATCCTCGGCGGAGAATGCCCGGCCTCCGAACCGGCGTATTGTGATGGCGACCTCGGGACTCGCGGGCGGAGTGCAGATCGCGACCCGCGACCCGTCTCCGAGCCGCGCGTCCAGGACCGGCTTCGCGGCGGGGTCGAGCCCGAGCGGCCGGGCGATGTGGATCGCCGCGCGGTGGAGCCAGGCGCCGGTGAGTCCGGGCGCCTCGTGGGGCTCCAGCTTCCCGGCCCGCTCGACCCAGACGTTCGCGGGTCCGTTGATCATGATCTCGGAGACCTCCGGGTCTTCGAGCAGGGATTCCAGGCCCGGAAGGAACGGGACGAGGTGGCCGACGCCGCTGGCGCGCTTCATATCCGCCCCTCCTCCCGGAGCCTCCAGTAGCCCGTCTCCCTCGGCAGGTAGTGGGGCTTCAGGTAGACGCGGGTGGCCGGAAGCGATTTCACGCCGTCGTACGGAAGACAGACGGCCTGGTAGTTGGCGAGCAGGGCGAACTCGCGGGGCGTGAACACCGGCTCGCTCTGGCGGCGGAACGACTTGCTCGCGCCGATGGAGCCGCGTCCGCCTCCCGCGCGGCCGGAAAGGAGCGAGAACTCGGGTCTGCCCGTGGTCTCGGTGAACGTGTACGACGCCCGCGTCTTCATGACGGAGCCGCACATCTCGGACGCGATCCGTGCCGACGCCTCGTCGGAGAGCGACAGGAAGATCCGCGTGCGGAGCGTCTGGACGAGCGTGCGCCACGCCTCGCCCGAGGGGAGGACCGACCGGA
This genomic interval carries:
- a CDS encoding ATPase, T2SS/T4P/T4SS family, which translates into the protein MKRASGVGHLVPFLPGLESLLEDPEVSEIMINGPANVWVERAGKLEPHEAPGLTGAWLHRAAIHIARPLGLDPAAKPVLDARLGDGSRVAICTPPASPEVAITIRRFGGRAFSAEDLVRMGSLPEQALHAARDTLAARRNVLVSGGTGSGKTTLLNALIELLPEDERIVAIEDTLELRIDRANCLRFEAGTAHDTPVSIRDLVRHALRHRPDHIVVGEVRGGEAADLLQALNTGHGGSLTTIHANNARSALSRLASCAMQAGDALPWEVTCRGVVDGIALVLHVARRDGRRFVEEALEVRGYDAATGRWITEPTWTTQPPKEVNA